From a single Micromonospora carbonacea genomic region:
- a CDS encoding WxL protein peptidoglycan domain-containing protein: protein MPLPTALSRASVALAAALLAATALPAPADAAPAPSPGVDADAADRTGAARWSVQPSSAKGPTGRNYFIYDLAPGSTLTDHVGITNLGDRPLTFDVYGTDAYTSADGAFALLPADQPATDVGSWIRFERRAWTVPPGKRVDIPFRLAVPADATPGDHTGGVIGSVARARTTADGQRVLVDQRLAARVHLRVDGPVRPAVTVESVDVSYANPVDPFAGGDLVVRYRVRNTGNVRVTGSGAVTVAGPFGWEQARTSPTDLPELLPGGTVTVTERITGVPPLLRLTAEVDLAAATTDTALPPVLRSAGVWAPPWVPLALLAVAGGWGGLRWWRRRAPGDGGRTTADDARPTVDGGPATVDAGPATA, encoded by the coding sequence ATGCCCCTGCCCACCGCCCTGTCCCGGGCGAGCGTCGCGCTCGCCGCCGCGCTGCTCGCGGCGACGGCCCTGCCCGCGCCGGCCGACGCCGCGCCCGCCCCGTCGCCCGGCGTCGACGCCGACGCCGCCGACCGGACCGGCGCGGCCCGCTGGTCCGTGCAGCCGTCCAGCGCGAAGGGACCCACCGGGCGCAACTACTTCATCTACGACCTGGCCCCGGGCAGCACCCTGACCGACCACGTCGGCATCACCAACCTCGGCGACCGCCCGCTCACCTTCGACGTGTACGGCACCGACGCCTACACCTCCGCCGACGGGGCGTTCGCCCTGCTGCCGGCCGATCAGCCCGCCACCGACGTGGGCTCGTGGATCCGGTTCGAACGGCGGGCCTGGACGGTCCCGCCCGGCAAACGGGTCGACATCCCGTTCCGCCTCGCCGTGCCGGCCGACGCCACCCCGGGCGACCACACGGGCGGGGTGATCGGCTCGGTCGCCCGCGCCCGGACCACCGCCGACGGGCAGCGGGTCCTGGTCGACCAGCGCCTCGCCGCCCGGGTCCACCTGCGGGTCGACGGCCCGGTGCGCCCCGCCGTCACCGTCGAGTCGGTCGACGTCTCCTACGCCAACCCGGTCGACCCGTTCGCCGGCGGCGACCTCGTGGTCCGCTACCGGGTACGCAACACCGGCAACGTCCGGGTCACCGGCAGCGGCGCGGTGACCGTCGCCGGGCCGTTCGGCTGGGAGCAGGCCCGCACCTCCCCCACCGACCTGCCGGAGCTGCTGCCCGGCGGCACCGTCACCGTCACCGAGCGGATCACCGGCGTGCCCCCGCTGCTGCGGCTGACCGCCGAGGTCGACCTCGCGGCGGCCACCACGGACACCGCGCTGCCGCCGGTGCTGCGCTCCGCCGGGGTGTGGGCCCCGCCGTGGGTGCCGCTGGCGCTACTCGCGGTCGCGGGCGGCTGGGGCGGGCTGCGGTGGTGGCGTCGCCGCGCCCCCGGCGACGGCGGGCGGACCACGGCGGACGATGCGCGGCCCACCGTGGACGGCGGACCGGCCACGGTGGACGCCGGGCCGGCGACGGCATGA
- a CDS encoding CoA transferase subunit A has translation MAKIVSLADGIAELVHDGDVVALEGFTHLIPFAAGHEIIRQGRRGLTLVRMTPDVIYDQLIGAGCASRLVFSWGGNPGVGSLHRFRDAVQHSWPAPLELEEHSHAGMANRYVAGASGLPFAVLRGYTGTDLPRHTATVRTVDCPFTGETLTALPALRPDVTVVHAQRADRAGNVQLWGITGVQKEAVLAARRSLVTVEELVDELTPVPGQVVLPGWAVTAVARVPGGAHPSYTQGYSVRDNDFYRDWDAISRDRDAFRAWIARHVLATEVPA, from the coding sequence ATGGCGAAGATCGTCTCGCTGGCCGACGGGATCGCGGAGCTGGTGCACGACGGGGACGTGGTGGCCCTGGAGGGGTTCACCCACCTCATCCCGTTCGCCGCCGGTCACGAGATCATCCGGCAGGGGCGGCGCGGCCTGACCCTGGTGCGGATGACCCCGGACGTCATCTACGACCAGCTCATCGGGGCCGGCTGCGCCAGCCGCCTCGTCTTCTCCTGGGGCGGCAACCCGGGGGTGGGCTCGCTGCACCGCTTCCGCGACGCCGTGCAGCACTCCTGGCCCGCGCCCCTGGAGCTGGAGGAGCACAGCCATGCGGGAATGGCCAACCGCTACGTCGCGGGCGCCTCCGGCCTGCCGTTCGCCGTCCTGCGCGGCTACACCGGCACCGACCTGCCCCGGCACACCGCCACCGTCCGCACCGTCGACTGCCCGTTCACCGGCGAGACGCTCACCGCGCTGCCCGCGCTGCGCCCCGACGTGACCGTGGTGCACGCCCAGCGCGCCGACCGGGCCGGCAACGTGCAGCTGTGGGGCATCACCGGCGTGCAGAAGGAGGCCGTGCTGGCCGCGCGCCGGTCCCTGGTCACCGTCGAGGAGCTCGTCGACGAGCTGACGCCGGTGCCGGGGCAGGTCGTCCTGCCCGGCTGGGCGGTCACGGCGGTGGCCCGGGTGCCCGGGGGCGCGCACCCGTCGTACACCCAGGGTTACTCGGTCCGCGACAACGACTTCTACCGCGACTGGGACGCGATCAGCCGGGACCGCGACGCCTTCCGGGCCTGGATCGCCCGGCACGTGCTGGCGACGGAGGTGCCGGCGTGA
- a CDS encoding heme/hemin ABC transporter substrate-binding protein, translating to MTHPATHRASTRRPVTDRASTRPVTRRASTRRALTRRAGSPGRGRALLAVLLLLAGALAGCAGAPPAGGTTPSATSCGPVTAALPDTDVTPLDPAPAPALPVTVASADGVATTVTDATRILPVNLYGSIAEIVFSLGLGGNVVGRDTSTTFPAAARLPVVTPAGHDLSAEAVLALAPTVILADDSIGPPETLRQLRAAGIPVVLVAAEQTLDAVPAHVRAIAAALGVGEAGERLVARVRGEIAAARDGVPDGASPRVAFLYLRGTAGVYLIGGRGAGSDAMIEAAGGVDAGTAIGLAKFRPLTSEGLINAAPDVILVMSGGLASVGGVDGLLRLPGVAQTPAGAARRIVDMDDGVLLTFGTRSGRVVRALAAALHCRGRS from the coding sequence GTGACCCACCCCGCGACCCACCGGGCGTCGACCCGCCGCCCCGTGACCGACCGGGCGTCGACCCGCCCCGTGACCCGCCGGGCGTCGACCCGGCGCGCCCTGACCCGGCGGGCCGGGTCGCCCGGCCGGGGCCGCGCGCTGCTGGCCGTCCTGCTGCTGCTCGCCGGCGCCCTGGCCGGCTGCGCCGGCGCGCCGCCCGCCGGCGGGACGACCCCGTCGGCCACCTCCTGCGGCCCGGTCACCGCCGCCCTGCCCGACACCGACGTCACCCCGCTCGACCCCGCGCCGGCCCCGGCCCTGCCGGTCACCGTCGCCTCCGCCGACGGCGTCGCCACCACGGTCACCGACGCGACGCGGATCCTGCCGGTCAACCTCTACGGCTCGATCGCCGAGATCGTGTTCAGCCTCGGACTCGGCGGCAACGTCGTCGGCCGGGACACCTCCACCACCTTCCCGGCCGCCGCGCGCCTGCCCGTGGTCACCCCCGCCGGGCACGACCTGTCCGCCGAGGCGGTGCTCGCCCTCGCCCCCACCGTGATCCTCGCCGACGACAGCATCGGTCCACCCGAGACGCTGCGCCAGCTACGGGCCGCCGGCATCCCCGTCGTCCTCGTCGCCGCCGAGCAGACCCTCGACGCCGTGCCCGCGCACGTGCGGGCGATCGCCGCCGCGCTCGGCGTCGGCGAGGCCGGCGAGCGGCTCGTCGCCCGGGTCCGGGGGGAGATCGCCGCCGCCCGCGACGGCGTGCCCGACGGCGCGTCGCCCCGCGTCGCCTTCCTCTACCTGCGCGGCACCGCCGGGGTCTACCTCATCGGCGGCCGGGGCGCCGGCTCCGACGCGATGATCGAGGCGGCCGGCGGGGTGGACGCCGGCACCGCGATCGGCCTGGCGAAGTTCCGGCCGCTGACCAGCGAGGGCCTGATCAACGCCGCCCCCGACGTGATCCTGGTGATGAGCGGCGGGCTGGCGTCCGTCGGCGGCGTCGACGGCCTGCTCAGGCTCCCCGGGGTGGCGCAGACCCCCGCCGGGGCCGCCCGCCGGATCGTCGACATGGACGACGGCGTCCTGCTCACCTTCGGCACCCGCTCCGGCCGGGTCGTGCGGGCGCTGGCCGCCGCGCTGCACTGCCGGGGCCGGTCGTGA
- a CDS encoding FecCD family ABC transporter permease: MTATDTPPATVEAAAGRARGRRPRRGALLLAGLTAGLLLAALFAAGRGQVAIAPAEVLGSVLHRLGLDVGPRPAAAHGESALWLVRFPRVALAAVVGAALGCSGAVMQGVFGNPLAEPGVIGVSAGAALGAALAIVTGVTVLGGWTVPAAAFAGGLVTTWLVYALARSGGRTEVVTLVLTGVAVNAVAGAAIGLLMFVADESGVQAIAFWNLGSLAQANWSAVGLAAPCLAVGLVAALADARRLDLLALGEPAARHLGVDVERLRVRMIVVTALLGAAAVAFTGIISFIGLVVPHLVRMVAGPGHRLLLPASALGGAIVVIAADLAARTLVDYQELPLGVLSAVVGGPAFFWLLRRTRDRAGGWA; the protein is encoded by the coding sequence GTGACCGCCACCGACACCCCACCGGCCACCGTGGAGGCCGCAGCCGGCCGCGCCCGCGGACGCCGGCCCCGGCGCGGGGCGCTCCTGCTCGCCGGGCTCACCGCCGGCCTGCTGCTGGCCGCCCTGTTCGCCGCCGGCCGGGGGCAGGTGGCGATCGCCCCGGCGGAGGTGCTCGGCTCGGTGCTGCACCGGCTCGGCCTCGACGTCGGCCCCCGCCCGGCCGCCGCGCACGGCGAGAGCGCGTTGTGGCTCGTCCGCTTTCCGCGGGTGGCGCTCGCCGCCGTGGTCGGCGCGGCGCTCGGCTGCTCCGGGGCGGTGATGCAGGGCGTCTTCGGCAACCCGCTGGCCGAGCCCGGCGTCATCGGCGTGTCCGCGGGCGCGGCCCTCGGAGCGGCCCTGGCGATCGTCACCGGCGTCACCGTCCTCGGCGGCTGGACGGTGCCGGCCGCCGCGTTCGCCGGCGGGCTCGTCACCACCTGGCTGGTCTACGCGCTCGCCCGCTCCGGCGGCCGGACCGAGGTGGTCACCCTCGTGCTCACCGGCGTCGCCGTCAACGCCGTCGCCGGCGCCGCGATCGGGCTGCTGATGTTCGTCGCCGACGAGTCCGGCGTGCAGGCCATCGCGTTCTGGAACCTCGGCAGCCTCGCCCAGGCGAACTGGTCGGCCGTCGGGCTGGCCGCACCCTGCCTCGCGGTCGGCCTGGTGGCCGCCCTCGCCGACGCCCGCCGGCTCGACCTGCTCGCCCTCGGCGAGCCGGCGGCCCGGCACCTCGGCGTCGACGTGGAGCGGCTGCGCGTCCGGATGATCGTGGTCACCGCCCTGCTCGGCGCGGCGGCGGTCGCCTTCACCGGCATCATCAGCTTCATCGGCCTGGTCGTGCCGCACCTGGTCCGGATGGTCGCCGGCCCCGGGCACCGGCTGCTGCTGCCGGCCAGCGCGCTCGGCGGCGCGATCGTGGTCATCGCCGCCGACCTCGCCGCCCGGACCCTCGTCGACTACCAGGAACTGCCGCTGGGCGTGCTCTCCGCGGTCGTGGGCGGGCCCGCGTTCTTCTGGCTGCTGCGGCGCACGCGGGACCGCGCGGGGGGCTGGGCGTGA
- a CDS encoding HtaA domain-containing protein gives MVRSRTGAGRWRSLRWAAVALLGASAALVGVTPASAAGADISTGSLTWGFKASFRSYVNTGNGNPPIAASNGASINADGTFTFPAKGGTYDAGTGAIDARYGGTVVFSYPAHMFTITLANPTVAVSGGTAALKADVDLATTATEPVSVRQATIATIAVTDGNPGGSGGTVTATGLAATLTAEGASAFNGFYAAGAALDPLSFTFSTGGGGEPAGPAVAVAPSTGVDPAGATITVEGSGFDPEANGAAGIYVSFGPKVDEHWTNAGVLQVTKWVSKTNEPTEARDRLHADGTFRTTLPISAVYTDRTGAQVDCTRVQCYVITFAARGSADRSQDTFTPVTFRSAPVGGGGDADQQITATVTGGALTLGVAGSTVALPAVSNGQVTSGALNTATVADLRGTNAGWSLVGQVSDFASAGGGSIDADNLGWVPNASVVTDGLAGTPGVVTPGAAAAPGAGLGTARALCTSASGASNGTFGCGAQLNLGIPASAPAGDYTAVLTLTLS, from the coding sequence ATGGTCCGATCCAGAACCGGTGCCGGCCGGTGGCGTTCGCTGCGGTGGGCCGCGGTCGCCCTCCTCGGCGCCTCGGCCGCCCTCGTCGGCGTCACCCCCGCCTCGGCGGCCGGGGCCGACATCAGCACCGGCAGCCTCACCTGGGGCTTCAAGGCGTCGTTCCGCAGCTACGTCAACACCGGCAACGGCAACCCGCCGATCGCGGCGAGCAACGGAGCCAGCATCAACGCCGACGGCACCTTCACCTTCCCGGCGAAGGGCGGCACGTACGACGCCGGCACCGGCGCCATCGACGCCAGGTACGGCGGGACTGTCGTCTTCTCGTACCCGGCGCACATGTTCACCATCACCCTGGCCAACCCGACGGTCGCCGTCTCCGGCGGCACCGCCGCGCTGAAGGCGGACGTCGACCTGGCCACCACCGCCACCGAGCCGGTCTCGGTCCGCCAGGCCACCATCGCCACCATCGCCGTCACCGACGGCAACCCCGGTGGCAGCGGCGGCACGGTGACCGCGACCGGCCTGGCGGCGACGTTGACCGCCGAGGGCGCCAGCGCGTTCAACGGCTTCTACGCCGCCGGCGCCGCGCTCGACCCGCTGTCGTTCACCTTCTCCACGGGTGGCGGCGGCGAGCCGGCCGGCCCGGCGGTCGCCGTCGCCCCGTCCACCGGCGTCGACCCGGCCGGGGCGACGATCACGGTCGAGGGCAGCGGCTTCGACCCCGAGGCCAACGGGGCGGCCGGCATCTACGTCTCCTTCGGTCCGAAGGTCGACGAGCACTGGACGAACGCCGGCGTCCTCCAGGTCACCAAGTGGGTGAGCAAGACGAACGAGCCGACGGAGGCCCGCGACCGGCTCCACGCCGACGGCACGTTCCGCACCACCCTGCCGATCAGCGCGGTCTACACCGACCGCACCGGCGCACAGGTCGACTGCACGCGGGTGCAGTGCTACGTGATCACCTTCGCCGCCCGCGGCTCGGCCGACCGGAGCCAGGACACCTTCACCCCGGTGACGTTCCGCAGCGCCCCGGTCGGCGGCGGAGGCGACGCCGACCAGCAGATCACCGCCACCGTCACCGGCGGCGCGCTGACCCTCGGCGTGGCCGGCTCCACGGTCGCGCTGCCGGCGGTCAGCAACGGGCAGGTCACCAGCGGGGCGCTGAACACCGCCACGGTGGCCGACCTGCGCGGCACCAACGCCGGCTGGAGCCTGGTCGGGCAGGTCTCCGACTTCGCCTCGGCCGGCGGCGGCAGCATCGACGCGGACAACCTCGGCTGGGTGCCGAACGCGTCCGTCGTCACCGACGGCCTCGCCGGCACGCCCGGCGTGGTCACCCCGGGCGCGGCCGCCGCGCCCGGTGCCGGCCTGGGCACGGCGCGCGCGCTGTGCACCTCGGCCAGCGGCGCGAGCAACGGCACCTTCGGCTGCGGCGCCCAGCTCAACCTCGGGATCCCGGCGTCCGCCCCGGCGGGCGACTACACCGCGGTCCTGACGCTCACCCTCTCCTGA